The region CCTTGATGACCTCGATCAGCTGGCTCTTGCGCATCCGCGCGGTGCCCCTGATACCGAGGCCGGACGCGACCTGCTGCAGCTCGGCCAGCACCATGCCCTCGAGGCCGGTACCGCGGCGCCGCCGGGAGCCGGCACCGGAGGCAGGCGCGGCAGAGGCGTCCGTGGCGGGCGCGGCAGCGGTCTCCTCGACACGTGCGCCCATCAGATCGGTGGTGTCGCTCACGAAGGGTCCTTCCCTGGAGCGGACGTCGGCCTGTCTGGCTCGGCGACCGGTTGTGCTGTCCGGCATTGGTCCTTGCTGTGTGGACCGTGCCGGGGCGGTGGTCCGCCAAAGAGGCGGAAGACATATCTGGTGATGACGATTCCGGAGCCGTGGCACTGAATTGCGGTGTCATCGGCACGGTCACGCCGGTTCCGGAGCGTGCTCAGCACTGCTCAGCGCATAGCACCCAATGCATGGCACAAAGCAGTTTGGGAGGCTCCCGGAAGAATGGTTGTCCCGGACGGGGACACGAAGCACCTCGCCATGGTGGGGTCGGGTGCAGACTTGAGGTTAACACTACCGGATCCAACAAACATTCCCCCTCTCCAAATCCGGCAACCGCGCGCTTTTAATGGACGCCCGCCGGGGCGAGCGGAAGGACGCACGCTCCCGCTTCGTCGAGGTCCAGCCGATTGGCGGCCCAGCCCTGACCTGCGAGATGAGCGACCTTGTCGGCGGATTCCTCGTCGGCCAGCGCGAGGACAGTGGGGCCCGCGCCGGAGATCACCGCGGGGATGCCATCGGCCCGAAGCCGCTCCACCAGCGCCGCGCTCTCCGGCATGGCCGGGGCGCGGTACTCCTGGTGCAGCCGGTCCTCGGTGGCGGGCAGCAGCAGCTCGGGGCGCCGGCTGAGGGCCTCGACGAGCAGTGCGGCCCGGCCCGCGTTGGCGGCGGCGTCGACGTGCGGAACGGTGCGCGGCAGCAGACCGCGCGCGGTCTCGGTGAGGACCGGCTTTCCGGGAACGAAAACCACCGGAACGACGGAATCGGCAGGGTCCATCCTGATCGCCCGCGCGGCTCCGGCCTCCATCCAGGACAGCGTGAAACCGCCGAGCAGACAGGCCGCGACATTGTCGGGATGGCCCTCGATCTCGGTGGCGAGCTCAAGAAGCGCGGTGTCGTCGAGTTTGCTGTCGCCGCCTATGGTCACGGCGCGCGCGGCGACGATTCCGGCGCAGATGGCGGCCGAGGAAGAGCCGAGGCCCCGCCCGTGCGGAATGCGATTGGCGCAGACGATCTCGAGGCCGCGCGGTTGTCCGCCCAGCAGATCGAAGGCGGTGCGCAGGGAGCGTACGAGGAGGTGATTCTCGTCGCGGGGCAGCGTCTCGCTGCCCTCACCTGCGATGTCGATGTGCAGCCCGGAGTCGGCCACCCGGACGACCACGTCGTCGTACAGCCCCAGTGACAGGCCGAAGGCGTCGAAGCCCGGCCCGAGGTTGGCGCTGGTGGCGGGGACGCGCACCCGGACGGCGGCGGCGCGGAACGCTGGACCGGCCATCGCTCGATGACTCTCCTTGAGCTGCGTGATGTACGAGATTTTCGATGTGCTGCGAGAGGAACTACGTGCTTCGGATGAACTCGGATGAACTGCGAGAGGGACTGCGATACGTACGGAAGACCCGGAGACCGCAGTGGCTGCCCTGACTGCACTGACTGCACTGACGGCGCGGCACCGCGGCATATGCGGCGGGCGGGTTCGGTACAGCCTATCGAAGGAAGGTTCTGTGGCGACATAGGGCGCACAGGAGGCGCACGATGCGTGTCGTAAGCCCCCCGTGCACCCCCTGTCGGGTTGCGCTAGGGGTGGCCCTGGCGGCGGCCGGATTTCGCCAACTTCTGGCGAAATCCGCCTGCCACTGACAGTCCCTGACAGGCCCCGACGGCTTCTGGCGGATGTGCGCCAGGCGGCTTTACGCCACTCCGCCCACCCCGCCGTCCGCCGGCCCGAGCCCTTTGCCTTACGGCCTTTTTTGCCTTACGGCCTTTTTGCCTTACGCCAGTCCGAGCCGCTCCGCCGCCGTGGCCGCGTCCACAGGAACGGTAACCGGCTGCGGGGCACCCGCAACGGCCCAGTCCGGATCCTTGAGCCCGTTTCCAGTGACCGTGCAGACGATCCGCTGGCCGGGGTCGACCTTGCCCTGCTCGGCGGCCTTCAGCAGACCGGCGACCGACGCGGCGGACGCGGGCTCGACGAAGACGCCCTCCTGCGCGGCCAACAGCCGGTAGGCGCGCAGAATCTCACGGTCCGTCACCTCGTCGATGAGGCCCTCCGACTCGTCCCGCGCGGCCAGCGCGAACTTCCACGAGGCCGGGTTGCCGATGCGGATCGCGGTGGCGATCGTCGACGGGTCCTTGACGACCTCGCCGCGCACGATGGGCGCGGAACCGGAGGCCTGGAATCCCCACATGCGCGGGGTGCGCCCGGCGATGCCGTCGGCGGCGTACTCCGTGTAGCCCTTCCAGTACGCGGTGATGTTGCCCGCGTTGCCCACCGGCAGGACGTGGATGTCGGGCGCGTCGCCGAGCATGTCCACGATCTCGAAGGCGGCGGTCTTCTGGCCCTCAATGCGCACCGGGTTGACCGAATTGACCAGCGCCACCGGGTAGTTGTCGGACAGCGAGCGCGCGAGCGTCAGGCAGTCGTCGAAGTTGCCGTCGACCTGGAGGATCTTCGCGCCGTGCACGAGGGCCTGGCCCATCTTGCCGATGGCGATCTTGCCCTGCGGGACGAGCACGGCACACACCATGCCCGCACGCACGGCATACGCGGCGGCGGAGGCGGACGTATTGCCTGTGGAGGCGCAGATGACAGCCTTCGCGCCCTCCTCCTTGGCCCGGGTGATGGCCATGGTCATACCGCGGTCCTTGAAGGACCCGGTCGGGTTGGCGCCCTCCACCTTCAGGTGGACCTCGCAGCCCGTGCGCTCGGAGAGCACCTGCGCGGGCACGAGCGGCGTGCCGCCCTCACGGAGCGTCACGACAGGCGTGCTGTCGGACACCGGAAGCCGGTCCCGGTACTCCTCGATGATTCCGCGCCACTGGTGGGTCATTGCTGGTTACTCTCCTTCAACCCGCATGATGCTGGCGACACCCCGCACGGTGTCGAGGCTGCGCAGCGCCTCCACGGTCCCGTTCAGGGACGCGTCGGACGCTCGGTGGGTGACGACGACGAGAGAGGCCTCGCCGTCCTTACCCTGCTGGCGCACCGTATCGATCGATACGCCATGCTCGGCGAAAACGGTGGCCACCTGGGCGAGAACACCCGGTTTGTCCGCCACGTCGAGGCTGATGTGGTACCGCGTCACGACCTCACCCATGGGCGAGACGGGCAGCTGGGTGTACGCGGAGTCGCCGGGTCCGGTCGCACCGCTGAGCTTGTTGCGGCAGACGGCGACGAGGTCGCCGAGCACGGCGGACGCGGTCGGGGCGCCGCCGGCGCCCGGCCCGTAGAACATGAGCTGCCCGGCGGCATCCGACTCGACGAACACCGCGTTGTACGCGCCGCGCACGGAGGCGAGGGGGTGGCTCAGCGGAATCATCGCCGGATGCACGCGCGCCGTCACCGATCCCCCGTCCGCCGCCCGCTCACAGATGGCGAGCAGCTTGATGGTGCAGCCCATCTCCTTCGCCGAGGCGAAGTCGGCGGCGGTGACCTCGGTCATGCCCTCGCGGTACACGTCGTCGAGGCGCACACGCGTGTGGAAGGCGATTCCGGCGAGGATGGCGGCCTTGGCGGCCGCGTCGAACGCCTCGACGTCGGCGGTCGGGTCGGCTTCGGCGTACCCGAGCGCGGTGGCCTCGTCGAGGGCTTCCTGATAGCCGGCCCCGGTGGAGTCCATCTTGTCGAGGATGAAGTTCGTCGTCCCGTTGACGATGCCCATCACGCGGTTGATCTTGTCACCGGCGAGGGACTCGCGCAGCGGCCGGATCAGCGGGATGGCGCCGGCGACGGCGGCCTCGTAGTAGAGGTCCCGGTTGTGCGCCTCCGCCGCCGCGTGCAGGGCCGCACCGTCCTGGGCAAGGAGCGCCTTGTTGGCGGAGACCACGGAGGCGCCGTGCTCGAAAGCGGTGGTGATGAGGGAGCGGGCGGGCTCGATACCGCCGATGACCTCGACGACGACGTCGATGTCCCCGCGTTTGACGAGGGCGGTGGCGTCGGTGGTGACGAGCTCGGGGTCGATGCCCTCGCGCACCTTGGAGGGCCGGCGGACGGCCACGCCCGCCAGCTCGACGGGGGCCCCGATCCTGGCCGCGAGGTCGTCGGCGTGCGTCGTCATGATGCGCGCCACCTCTGAGCCGACAACCCCACAGCCCAGCAGCGCCACCTTCAGCGGACGCGTACGCATCATCCGACCTCGTTTCCTCATACCGTCTACGGTTGGACCAGTCTCACTCACCGGACGGGAGTTTCTATCCCTGGTCCGGATCGTGAGACATCTATTTCATTTTTCTGACAGCCGGCGGCAGGAGATCTTCCACCTGGGCCGACCGTCCATTCCGACCTGGATCAGCCGGTCATTCCGACCTGGATCAGCCGGTCATTCCGAGGGTGACCAGCCGGTCGTTCCGACCTGATCGGCCGGTCACCCGACGTCGAGACGCAGCAGGTCCTCCTCCGTCTCCCGGCGGACGATCACCCGGGCCTCGCCGTCGCGCACGGCGACGACCGGCGGGCGCAGGGCGTGGTTGTAGTTGCTGGCCATGGACCGGCAGTAGGCACCCGTGGCGGGTACGGCGATGAGGTCGCCGGGGGCCAGGTCGGAGGGCAGGAAGGCGTCCTTGACCACGATGTCGCCACTCTCACAGTGCTTGCCGACGACACGGACGAGCATGGGCTCGGCGTCGGAGGTGCGCGAGACGAGAGCGACGCTGTACTCGGCGTCGTACAGCGCGGTCCTGATGTTGTCGGACATGCCCCCGTCGACGGAGACGTACGTCCGCAGCCCATCGAGCGGCTTGATGGTGCCGACCTCGTAGAGCGTGAAGGCGGTGGGCCCGACGATGGCCCGCCCCGGCTCGACCGAGATCCGGGGCGTCCGCAGCTTCGCGGCCTCGCACTCCCGCGTGACGATCTCGCCCAGCGCCTTCGCGATCTCGTGCGGCTCGCTGGGATCGTCGTCACTCGTGTACGCGATGCCGAGACCACCACCGAGGTCGATCTCGGGCAGCTCGACCCCGTGCTCGTCACGAACGGCGGCCAGCAGCGACACCACGCGCCGGGCGGCGACCTCGAACCCGGCCATGTCGAAGATCTGCGAACCGATGTGCGAGTGGATCCCCACGAGCTCGAGCCCGTCGAGCGCGAGCGCCCGCCGCACCGCCTCCGCGGCCTGCCCGTCGGCCAGCGCGATCCCGAACTTCTGGTCCTCGTGCGCGGTCGCGATGAACTCGTGGGTGTGCGCCTCGACCCCCACGGTCACGCGGATCTGCACCCGCTGCCGCTTGCCGAGGGACTGCGCGATGTGGGCGACGCGGACGATCTCCTGGAAGGAGTCGAGAACGATCCGCCCGACCCCGCTCACGATGGCGGCGGTGATCTCTTCCTCGGACTTGTTGTTGCCGTGGAAGGCGATGCGGTCGGCGGGCATCCCGGCGGAGAGGGCGGTGGCGAGCTCACCGCCGGAGCACACGTCGAGGTTGAGCCCCTCCTCGTGCAGCCACCGCACGACGGCGCGCGAGAGGAAGGCCTTCCCGGCATAGAAGACGTCGGCGTCGTGCCCGAAGGCGGTCCGCCAGGCGCGGGCGCGCTCGCGGAAGTCGGCCTCGTCGATGAAGTAGGCGGGGGTGCCGAACTCCTCGGCGAGCCGGGTGACTTGCATCCCACCGACGCTGACGACGCCGTCGTCCGTACGGCTGACGGTGTGCGCCCAGACCTTGGGGTCGAGGGCGTTGAGGTCGGCGGGCGGGGCGCTGTAGTGGCCCTCGGTGAGGACATCGGCGTGACGGGGCCCGGCGGGGTGTGCGGAACGGCTCATTTTTCTCTCACAGACGGTCACAGATAGTCAGGGGCGCTGATGCCGAGCAGGGACAGGCCGCCGGCCAGCACCGTCCCGGCGGCTTCGGCGAGCGCGAGCCGGGCACGGTGGGCGGCCGAGGGTTTCTCGTCGCCGAGCGGCAGCACGGTGTGCTGGAAGGCGAGGAGGGCGTCGGCGGTGGTGACGAGGTGCCGGGCGAGCCGGTCGGGCGCGCGGTGCAGGGCCGCCTGCGTCAGCACGGCCGGATACCCGGCGAGGGCACCGACAAGCGCGTCGGTGCCCTCGCCGGGTACGTCACCGGGGTCGCCGGTGCAGCCGAGCGCGGCGGCGTTGCGGGTGAGGGCCCGGGTGCGGGCGTGGGCGTAGCGGACCCGGAAGAGCGGGTTGCTCTCCCGCTGAAGCAGGTGATCGGCACTGACCCGCGGCCGGTCGTGGGACGCGGGGTGCAGCAGGGCCCAGCGGGCGGCGTCGGGGCCGAGGGGGTGGGGTCTTCGGGGGCGGGGTGGGGCGAAGGGTCGCGGGCTGGGGGCGCGGGGAGTGGTGGGGGCGCGAGGGGTGGGCGTGCGGCGCCTTGGTGCGTGAGGGGTCGGTCGGTGAGGGCTCGGTGCCTGCGGGGTCGGCGGGCTCGGCGGGCGAGAGGTCGGTGCCCGTGGGCTCGGCGGGCGAGAGGTCGGTGCCCGTGGGCTCGGCGGGCGAGAGGTCGGTGCCCGTGGGCTCGGCGAGAGCAGGCGGGCGAGAGGTCGGTGCCCGTGGGCTCGGCGGGCGAGAGGTCGGTGCCCGTGGGCTCGGCGGGCGAGAGGTCGGTGCCCGTGGGCTCGGCGGGCGAGAGGTCGGTGCCCGTGGGCTCGGCGGGCGAGGGATGGAAGTGGTGCACCTCTGCACGGCCGCCCTGGGTGGCCACGATCCGTACGAGCGCGTCGGCGACGATTTCGGCCCTGATGTCGTACGGGATCCGGAGCGGGACGATCTGCCCTGCGAGGACGTCGCCGCACCCATAGGCGTCACGCCGGAGCCGGATTTCCCGTACGAGAGAGGCGCCCGCGCCACCCCCCAGACGAATGTTGAGGAACCCCGGCCCGGTGATCGCGACGTCGGCGACACCGTCGCTGCGGGTGAGGTGGGGCCGCAGGATCTCGGCGACCTGCCGTGCCGGCCGCCCGGCGGGCCGCGCCAACTGCAACGCGATGTTCGTGGCGTAGTCCCCGCACCCACCCGGCCCCGGCGGCGTCACCACCACCCGTACCGGCACGACCACGCTCAGCTCCCCCTCGTCCACGGCACGACGCACCGCGCGCAGCACGGTGCGGGAGAGCTCGACGGGGGTCACGGGACAAGCGTAGGGGAGGAGGGGGGTGGGTAGGCGAGTCGGTTTGGCGAGGGTCCGGGATGTGGACGGGGCGCGGAGGGCGCGGGTGTTCTCACTGACGGACGGCGAGTGACCGCCGCCACGGCCGACGCTCAACGACGTGGAGGGAGTAGGAGAAGCGACGTGGACGGAGTACGGAGTACGGCAACTCGAACGGAGCTTCGGGAACGTCGGCGAACGAGGGACCGGAACCGCAAGACGACCGCATCCCTGGCGACGGAGAACCCACCACTCTCACGCAGCACCGATCACCGATCACCGATCACCGACACGGAAGGGCAGGTGCCCGCAGGGCCGACCACCCCCGACTCCTCATCACCACCACTCAGCGGCGCGGCACCCGCTCAATGACCGGCGCGCTGGGCCTCCTCGGCCCCGACCTCCTCGGCGCCGAGCTCATCTGGACGAAAGGCTTCTCCGCCAAAGGCACCGCCACCACCGGCCCCACTCCCGCTCCCGCCCCCACTCCCCCGCCGCTCCATCAACTCCCGTACGAGCCGCACGAGTTCGGCAGGTTCGAAGGGCTTGGCAAGAAAGGCGTCAACGCCGACGTCGAGCCCGCTGTCGACCTCGTACTGCGTACAGGCACTGACGATGGCGAGGGGAAGATTCCGGGTCCGGGGGTCGGCACGCAACCGGGCGGCGGTACGCAACCCGTCGAGCCGAGGCATGACCACATCCAGGGTCACCACATCGGGGCGCACGTGATGCACGACGTCCAAGCATTCGGCACCATCGGCCGCGGTCACGACCTCGATGCCCTCCAGCTCGAGGTTGACCCTGATCAGCTGCCGGATGACCTTGTTGTCGTCCACAACAAGCACCCGACCGGACGCGCCTGGCACAACTCGAGAGTAGGTGCGCGCCCACCGCGCCGTCCGGGTTTTCCCCACTTCCACCCCCGTGCGGGGGCGGCAACCACCCCGAGGAGGCCCCCCGCGGACGCCTCCGCTCCCCCTCCCCGGAACACCGCCCCGCCCCCACATAAACCCATGCCAGTCCCCCACGAAAGAGCTGGTAGGGTTCTACCCGTCGCCGCGAACACCGCGCCCGACACGCCCCCGTAGCTCAGGGGATAGAGCAACGGCCTCCGGAGCCGTGTGCGCAGGTTCGAATCCTGCCGGGGGCACCCTGTATGAGGTGCCCAAAGACCCCGTCACCAGCGGAAACGCTGAGGCCGGGGTCTTCGCGTATGTGCAGGCAGATGCCACCCGAAGCGGCCGTATGTCGGGGTCCGTGGACGAGGCGTGGACGGGATCTTGGCCCATCGCCGCAGGTCACTGCCGGATTCCAGAGGCGGCCGGCTCACGCGCCCTCCCCGACCGCCGCAGCATCGTGCCGCGCTCGGCTGCTTAGATCATCGGCATGACGGAC is a window of Streptomyces mirabilis DNA encoding:
- the thrB gene encoding homoserine kinase; translated protein: MAGPAFRAAAVRVRVPATSANLGPGFDAFGLSLGLYDDVVVRVADSGLHIDIAGEGSETLPRDENHLLVRSLRTAFDLLGGQPRGLEIVCANRIPHGRGLGSSSAAICAGIVAARAVTIGGDSKLDDTALLELATEIEGHPDNVAACLLGGFTLSWMEAGAARAIRMDPADSVVPVVFVPGKPVLTETARGLLPRTVPHVDAAANAGRAALLVEALSRRPELLLPATEDRLHQEYRAPAMPESAALVERLRADGIPAVISGAGPTVLALADEESADKVAHLAGQGWAANRLDLDEAGACVLPLAPAGVH
- the thrC gene encoding threonine synthase yields the protein MTHQWRGIIEEYRDRLPVSDSTPVVTLREGGTPLVPAQVLSERTGCEVHLKVEGANPTGSFKDRGMTMAITRAKEEGAKAVICASTGNTSASAAAYAVRAGMVCAVLVPQGKIAIGKMGQALVHGAKILQVDGNFDDCLTLARSLSDNYPVALVNSVNPVRIEGQKTAAFEIVDMLGDAPDIHVLPVGNAGNITAYWKGYTEYAADGIAGRTPRMWGFQASGSAPIVRGEVVKDPSTIATAIRIGNPASWKFALAARDESEGLIDEVTDREILRAYRLLAAQEGVFVEPASAASVAGLLKAAEQGKVDPGQRIVCTVTGNGLKDPDWAVAGAPQPVTVPVDAATAAERLGLA
- a CDS encoding homoserine dehydrogenase; this encodes MRTRPLKVALLGCGVVGSEVARIMTTHADDLAARIGAPVELAGVAVRRPSKVREGIDPELVTTDATALVKRGDIDVVVEVIGGIEPARSLITTAFEHGASVVSANKALLAQDGAALHAAAEAHNRDLYYEAAVAGAIPLIRPLRESLAGDKINRVMGIVNGTTNFILDKMDSTGAGYQEALDEATALGYAEADPTADVEAFDAAAKAAILAGIAFHTRVRLDDVYREGMTEVTAADFASAKEMGCTIKLLAICERAADGGSVTARVHPAMIPLSHPLASVRGAYNAVFVESDAAGQLMFYGPGAGGAPTASAVLGDLVAVCRNKLSGATGPGDSAYTQLPVSPMGEVVTRYHISLDVADKPGVLAQVATVFAEHGVSIDTVRQQGKDGEASLVVVTHRASDASLNGTVEALRSLDTVRGVASIMRVEGE
- the lysA gene encoding diaminopimelate decarboxylase translates to MSRSAHPAGPRHADVLTEGHYSAPPADLNALDPKVWAHTVSRTDDGVVSVGGMQVTRLAEEFGTPAYFIDEADFRERARAWRTAFGHDADVFYAGKAFLSRAVVRWLHEEGLNLDVCSGGELATALSAGMPADRIAFHGNNKSEEEITAAIVSGVGRIVLDSFQEIVRVAHIAQSLGKRQRVQIRVTVGVEAHTHEFIATAHEDQKFGIALADGQAAEAVRRALALDGLELVGIHSHIGSQIFDMAGFEVAARRVVSLLAAVRDEHGVELPEIDLGGGLGIAYTSDDDPSEPHEIAKALGEIVTRECEAAKLRTPRISVEPGRAIVGPTAFTLYEVGTIKPLDGLRTYVSVDGGMSDNIRTALYDAEYSVALVSRTSDAEPMLVRVVGKHCESGDIVVKDAFLPSDLAPGDLIAVPATGAYCRSMASNYNHALRPPVVAVRDGEARVIVRRETEEDLLRLDVG
- a CDS encoding response regulator — its product is MGKTRTARWARTYSRVVPGASGRVLVVDDNKVIRQLIRVNLELEGIEVVTAADGAECLDVVHHVRPDVVTLDVVMPRLDGLRTAARLRADPRTRNLPLAIVSACTQYEVDSGLDVGVDAFLAKPFEPAELVRLVRELMERRGSGGGSGSGAGGGGAFGGEAFRPDELGAEEVGAEEAQRAGH